A genome region from Acidimicrobiales bacterium includes the following:
- a CDS encoding AAA family ATPase — protein MARRLVGRASEVEVGLTTLDRAAGGRGSVLVVNGEPGIGKTRLAHEWADAAGRRGYETVWASGWSGAGAPPYWPWSEVLTTIEHPELINVARDAPDSGRFAWFLAVTDAIWARSASAPLLIVLDDAHEVDADGLLLTRFVAQRVARHPIVLVVTHRSTPDVRPAAADVLVDMAASGTAVPLRGLDAAGIEAFVVEYGSSRGGLAGQADAPDAAGLAKALEAQTGGNPFLLEELLAAGAMGPALPDGARRLLRAQLDALDAGAVAAVEAAAVLGSEASIWEVAEVAGLTADEAGEARRLAARAGLARVARPDRFELRHHLAREMVVDGLAPERRAVLHGRCIDALGATGGADRRIRVARHALARAELAPAHLDDSAVVVRTCAAELLSQGSPETAAGLLAELVDRFSASGRRVDPQLRAELGLARQATGRLADARAELWQAASGSSQVDACVEARIALGLGGVWVGQHRAVDDRRAYGDLLDRAIERLERDPAAADAASLLASLHVRRSAERAIAGAADVADVRAAVAQVRATGDDRHLAAALSLLHHVLLGPEHGAERRSLAREQLDVARACGDELHALIARMWWTVDQLLAGRDADRSLAELRERSDALGMRAMTYVADAIDVMRLQRAGQLDAAERAAVACRQLGNEVGDADAELYHGAHILATHWFRGTAGELLPFAQSLADSAVLPSENPIYTATVAYLAAAGGDTDAAVHALARLDAASLARTPTSSSWLVTMFALVEATVALGDRDLARQLYDALSPHGELPLIGSVGVCCFGSAHWSLGRAAAVSGDRTAAIEHFERASRANQQLGNRPMTAICRAELSRLLAERAAPGDHARAAGLLGAAIAAGRAMGLHARVEEWELRRAELPATEEGDRGWWLRRADGWEVVGCGERAQIRHSVGMQHLAALLASPCVEVTAGSLAGVELVQARQPLVDASTIEALRRRVGDLERAIDDAVLDRREEDRAELQRELEEVLDHARSVARPGGGSRVFDDPAERARTAVQKAIRRAVRSVGAQAPQLGSALEASVRTGHRCCYVPVGDAPVTWTVQTSVDR, from the coding sequence ATGGCGCGTCGGCTGGTCGGGAGGGCGAGCGAGGTCGAAGTGGGCCTCACCACGCTCGATCGCGCCGCCGGCGGTCGAGGGTCGGTCCTGGTCGTCAACGGTGAGCCGGGCATCGGCAAGACCCGTCTGGCTCACGAGTGGGCGGACGCGGCCGGTCGTCGCGGCTACGAGACGGTGTGGGCGTCGGGCTGGTCCGGCGCCGGTGCGCCGCCGTATTGGCCGTGGTCGGAGGTCCTCACCACGATCGAGCACCCCGAGTTGATCAACGTTGCCCGCGACGCGCCCGACTCGGGTCGGTTCGCCTGGTTCCTGGCCGTCACCGACGCCATCTGGGCGAGGTCGGCATCGGCGCCGCTGCTGATCGTGCTCGACGACGCCCATGAGGTCGACGCCGACGGCCTCTTGCTCACCCGGTTCGTGGCACAACGGGTTGCCCGGCACCCGATCGTCCTCGTGGTGACCCACCGTTCCACGCCTGATGTCCGCCCGGCGGCGGCCGACGTGCTGGTCGACATGGCCGCGTCCGGAACGGCGGTACCCCTGCGCGGTCTCGACGCCGCCGGCATCGAGGCGTTCGTGGTCGAGTACGGGTCGTCTCGCGGAGGCCTTGCCGGCCAGGCGGACGCGCCCGACGCGGCCGGGCTGGCCAAAGCGCTCGAGGCGCAGACCGGCGGGAACCCGTTCTTGTTGGAGGAGCTGCTGGCGGCTGGCGCCATGGGGCCCGCGCTCCCGGATGGCGCCCGGCGGCTGCTGCGCGCCCAACTCGACGCGCTCGACGCGGGGGCTGTCGCCGCCGTCGAGGCCGCCGCGGTGCTGGGCTCGGAGGCTTCGATCTGGGAGGTCGCCGAAGTCGCCGGGCTGACAGCTGACGAAGCCGGCGAGGCGCGCCGGCTCGCCGCCCGGGCGGGTCTCGCCCGCGTGGCGCGGCCAGACCGCTTCGAGCTGCGTCACCACCTCGCCCGGGAGATGGTCGTCGACGGGTTGGCGCCGGAGCGACGGGCGGTGCTGCACGGCCGCTGCATCGACGCCTTGGGCGCCACCGGCGGCGCCGACCGGCGTATCCGCGTGGCGCGCCACGCCCTGGCCCGGGCGGAGCTGGCGCCCGCTCACCTCGACGATTCGGCGGTCGTGGTGCGCACCTGCGCCGCCGAGCTCCTGTCACAAGGGTCCCCCGAAACGGCGGCGGGCCTGTTGGCCGAACTCGTCGACCGGTTCTCCGCCTCGGGCCGACGCGTCGATCCGCAGCTGCGCGCGGAGCTGGGTCTCGCCCGCCAGGCGACCGGACGGCTGGCCGATGCGCGCGCCGAGCTGTGGCAGGCGGCCAGCGGGTCGAGCCAGGTGGACGCCTGTGTCGAGGCTCGCATCGCGCTCGGTCTCGGCGGGGTGTGGGTCGGCCAGCACCGCGCCGTCGACGATCGTCGCGCGTACGGCGACTTGCTCGACCGGGCGATCGAGCGTTTGGAGCGCGACCCCGCGGCGGCCGACGCGGCATCGTTGCTGGCTTCCCTGCACGTGCGCAGGTCCGCCGAGCGTGCGATCGCCGGAGCGGCCGACGTCGCCGACGTGCGCGCTGCCGTCGCGCAGGTGCGGGCCACCGGTGACGACCGGCATCTGGCCGCAGCCTTGTCGTTGCTGCATCACGTACTGCTCGGACCGGAGCACGGTGCGGAGCGTCGGTCCTTGGCGCGCGAGCAACTCGACGTGGCTCGCGCCTGTGGCGACGAGCTGCACGCGCTGATCGCTCGGATGTGGTGGACGGTCGACCAACTCCTTGCGGGTCGTGACGCGGATCGATCGTTGGCCGAGTTGCGGGAACGGTCTGATGCGCTCGGGATGCGGGCGATGACGTACGTGGCCGACGCCATCGACGTGATGCGGCTGCAGCGGGCAGGTCAGCTCGACGCAGCAGAGCGCGCCGCGGTCGCGTGCCGCCAGCTCGGCAACGAAGTCGGTGACGCCGACGCCGAGCTGTACCACGGCGCGCACATCTTGGCGACCCACTGGTTTCGAGGCACGGCAGGCGAGCTGTTGCCGTTCGCGCAGTCGTTGGCGGACTCCGCGGTCTTGCCGTCGGAGAACCCGATCTACACGGCCACCGTCGCCTACCTCGCCGCCGCGGGCGGCGACACCGACGCCGCGGTGCACGCGTTGGCGCGCCTCGACGCGGCGTCGCTGGCCCGTACGCCCACGTCGTCGTCGTGGCTCGTCACGATGTTCGCGTTGGTCGAAGCCACGGTGGCGCTGGGTGACCGCGATCTCGCTCGGCAGCTCTACGACGCGCTGTCGCCCCACGGTGAGCTGCCGCTGATCGGGTCGGTCGGCGTGTGCTGCTTCGGGTCGGCGCACTGGTCTCTCGGCCGCGCCGCCGCAGTGTCTGGCGACCGGACGGCGGCGATCGAGCACTTCGAACGTGCCTCGCGTGCCAACCAGCAGCTCGGCAACCGGCCGATGACTGCGATCTGTCGCGCGGAGCTGTCGCGCTTGCTGGCGGAACGGGCCGCACCCGGCGATCACGCCAGGGCGGCTGGCCTCCTCGGCGCGGCCATCGCTGCAGGTCGGGCGATGGGCCTCCACGCCCGGGTGGAGGAATGGGAGCTTCGCCGGGCGGAGCTGCCGGCCACAGAAGAAGGCGACCGGGGCTGGTGGCTGCGCCGGGCCGACGGTTGGGAAGTGGTGGGTTGTGGCGAGCGAGCGCAGATCCGCCACAGCGTCGGGATGCAACACCTCGCCGCCTTGTTGGCGTCACCGTGCGTGGAGGTGACGGCCGGCTCACTCGCCGGCGTCGAGCTCGTGCAAGCGCGCCAACCCCTCGTCGACGCGTCGACGATCGAAGCGCTGCGCCGTCGGGTCGGCGACCTGGAGCGGGCGATCGACGACGCCGTGCTCGACCGGCGCGAGGAGGACCGCGCCGAGCTGCAGCGCGAGCTCGAAGAAGTGCTCGACCATGCCCGATCGGTGGCCCGACCGGGTGGCGGTTCGCGTGTGTTCGACGATCCCGCCGAGCGAGCCAGGACCGCGGTGCAAAAGGCGATCCGGCGCGCGGTGCGCAGCGTGGGGGCGCAGGCGCCCCAGCTCGGCTCGGCACTCGAAGCGTCGGTCCGGACGGGTCATCGCTGCTGCTACGTGCCGGTGGGCGATGCTCCGGTGACGTGGACGGTGCAGACGTCGGTCGACCGTTGA
- a CDS encoding MBL fold metallo-hydrolase — MTTQTLHYEDGSAEVHKVVVGPMDNNVYVVRCKATGDAALIDAANEHERLLDLCQALGVRRVLETHGHWDHIQAVPAVRDAGYEVGITADDADMLPSYDFVLDDESVIEVGRLRLHTILTPGHTPGSMCFAVEGTPLLFSGDTLFPGGPGATGFPGGDFDAIIRSIDDRLFSKFDATTLVLPGHGVDTTLARERPHLQEWVDRGW, encoded by the coding sequence ATGACCACGCAGACGTTGCACTACGAAGACGGGTCGGCCGAGGTGCACAAGGTCGTGGTCGGACCGATGGACAACAACGTCTACGTCGTGCGCTGCAAGGCCACCGGCGACGCCGCACTGATCGACGCCGCCAACGAGCACGAGCGGCTGCTCGACTTGTGTCAGGCGCTCGGGGTGCGCCGGGTCTTGGAGACCCACGGTCACTGGGACCACATCCAGGCGGTGCCCGCGGTCCGCGACGCCGGCTACGAAGTGGGCATCACGGCCGACGACGCCGACATGTTGCCGTCCTACGACTTCGTGCTCGACGACGAATCGGTGATCGAGGTCGGTCGCCTGCGGCTGCACACGATCCTCACGCCCGGCCACACCCCCGGCTCGATGTGCTTCGCCGTGGAAGGCACGCCGCTGCTGTTCTCGGGCGACACGCTCTTCCCTGGCGGCCCGGGCGCCACCGGGTTCCCCGGGGGCGACTTCGACGCCATCATCCGGTCGATCGACGACCGGCTGTTCTCGAAGTTCGACGCCACCACGCTCGTGCTGCCCGGCCACGGCGTCGACACGACGCTCGCCCGCGAGCGGCCCCACCTCCAGGAGTGGGTCGACCGGGGCTGGTAG